A section of the Primulina eburnea isolate SZY01 chromosome 1, ASM2296580v1, whole genome shotgun sequence genome encodes:
- the LOC140824967 gene encoding cytosolic endo-beta-N-acetylglucosaminidase 1 isoform X2 translates to MYAERLTELAVALGFDGWLINMEVTLDPGQIPNLKEFVSHLSQTMHSSLSGSLVIWYDSVTIDGDLSWQNQLNYKNKPFFDLCDGIFVNYSWKEDFPKLSADVAGDRRFDVYMGIDVFGRGTYGGGQWTTNVALDVIKKDNVSAAIFAPGWVYETKQPPNFQTAQNRWWGLVENAMGIVQNYPKTLPFYSNFDQGRGLHIFIDGSQVSGNSWNNISSQSFQPFVEFSEDSTSQSIQISIKFKEDSYNGGGNITFSGTLDSHAEFTARLFEGDLFLGNSPVHFIYSVKSNGNSLLGLALELFSSTEEKRTVFLASAGNTLLTMNRFSSQYTKVILPRGVSSLDEESEWVLQESSIEMHGHTLKEIRVICYRPNVEKSVPVPNDVTLSDNTPLEFYAALGDLRITTPGQNSKFPPSTSWLVDCKFISWISGSKGSKLLSCMVTWTLKEGDANLFPNYNIYVEKIMGTQSGDQKKLIESAPTPLEYLGMPVVKSFYVSEVEVLEGVSSVKFVIQVCGLDGTRQNVEESPFYQLQVPG, encoded by the exons ATGTATGCTGAGCGATTAACCGAGCTTGCTGTGGCTCTTGGATTTGATGGTTGGCTG ATCAATATGGAAGTCACTTTGGATCCTGGCCAGATACCAAATCTCAAAGAATTTGTCAGCCATTTAAGCCAGACAATGCACTCTTCATTATCTGGTTCCCTGGTTATATG GTACGATAGTGTTACAATTGATGGTGATCTTAGCTGGCAGAATCAATTAAATTACAAAAACAAGCCTTTCTTTGATCTATGCGATGGCATATTTGTGAATTATTCATGGAAG GAAGATTTTCCGAAGCTATCGGCTGATGTTGCTGGTGATAGAAGGTTTGATGTGTACATGGGCATTGATGTTTTTGGAAGGGGGACTTATGGTGGTGGACAATGGACT ACAAATGTTGCCCTCGATGTGATAAAGAAAGATAATGTTTCGGCAGCCATATTTGCTCCTGGATGGGTTTACGAAACGAAACAGCCACCCAATTTTCAAACTGCTCAAAATCG ATGGTGGGGACTTGTTGAGAACGCTATGGGAATTGTACAGAACTACCCGAAAACACTGCCATTCTACTCAAATTTTGATCAG GGTCGTGGTTTGCATATATTCATTGATGGGTCTCAAGTCTCGGGTAATTCTTGGAACAACATTTCATCCCAAAGCTTTCAG CCTTTTGTTGAGTTTTCCGAAGATTCTACCAGCCAGTCAATCCAAATTTCCATCAA GTTCAAGGAAGACTCTTACAATGGTGGTGGAAACATCACATTTAGCGGTACTCTTGACAGTCATGCGGAATTCACAGCAAGGCTGTTTGAAGGAGATCTCTTTTTGGGGAATTCACCTGTTCACTTTATATATTCT GTTAAATCGAATGGAAACTCTCTTTTAGGTCTTGCTCTCGAGTTATTTTCTTCCACAGAAGAGAAAAGGACGGTATTTCTGGCTTCTGCAGGAAACACCTTGCTCACCATGAACCGTTTTTCGAGCCAATATACAAAGGTGATACTGCCTCGAGGAGTATCCTCCTTGGATGAAGAATCTGAATGGGTCTTGCAAGAAAGCAGCATTGAAATGCATGGTCATACATTGAAAGAAATTCGAGTTATATGCTACCGACCAAACGTGGAAAAATCGGTTCCTGTCCCGAATGACGTTACCCTTTCTGACAACACCCCATTAGAATTTTATGCAGCACTGGGTGATTTGAGGATTACAACTCCAGGAcagaattcaaaatttcctcCATCCACTTCATGGCTCGTGGACTGCAAGTTCATTAGTTGGATTTCGGGTTCGAAAGGATCCAAACTTCTCAGTTGTATGGTTACGTGGACTTTAAAAGAGGGTGATGCCAATCTTTTCCCCAATTACAATATATATGTTGAAAAGATAATGGGAACACAATCTGGAGATCAGAAAAAACTTATTGAATCCGCTCCTACTCCCCTCGAGTATCTTGGCATGCCGGTGGTGAAATCATTCTACGTTTCTGAAGTAGAAGTTCTCGAGGGCGTTTCAAGTGTGAAATTCGTAATACAAGTATGCGGTCTCGATGGGACACGACAAAATGTCGAAGAGTCTCCCTTCTACCAACTACAAGTTCCAGGTTGA
- the LOC140824967 gene encoding cytosolic endo-beta-N-acetylglucosaminidase 1 isoform X1 — MPMSLHSYIKTHHPKAFSILKNLRSLLYTLMELPSAGENPEDASSGDPPPPFDPLTPAVPLSYPLKTLDELEGRLYFKSFHFPFNRAAVKLSSAGGGDTSMPERPRVLVCHDMAGGYTDDKFVQGGTNADAYAIWHWYLIDVFVYFSHNLVTLPPPCWTNTAHRHGVKSLGTFIMEWDAGKKLAEKLLSTKDSAHMYAERLTELAVALGFDGWLINMEVTLDPGQIPNLKEFVSHLSQTMHSSLSGSLVIWYDSVTIDGDLSWQNQLNYKNKPFFDLCDGIFVNYSWKEDFPKLSADVAGDRRFDVYMGIDVFGRGTYGGGQWTTNVALDVIKKDNVSAAIFAPGWVYETKQPPNFQTAQNRWWGLVENAMGIVQNYPKTLPFYSNFDQGRGLHIFIDGSQVSGNSWNNISSQSFQPFVEFSEDSTSQSIQISIKFKEDSYNGGGNITFSGTLDSHAEFTARLFEGDLFLGNSPVHFIYSVKSNGNSLLGLALELFSSTEEKRTVFLASAGNTLLTMNRFSSQYTKVILPRGVSSLDEESEWVLQESSIEMHGHTLKEIRVICYRPNVEKSVPVPNDVTLSDNTPLEFYAALGDLRITTPGQNSKFPPSTSWLVDCKFISWISGSKGSKLLSCMVTWTLKEGDANLFPNYNIYVEKIMGTQSGDQKKLIESAPTPLEYLGMPVVKSFYVSEVEVLEGVSSVKFVIQVCGLDGTRQNVEESPFYQLQVPG, encoded by the exons ATGCCCATGTCCCTCCATTCCTACATAAAAACCCATCATCCCAAAGCTTTCTCCATCCTCAAGAACCTCCGCTCCCTTCTCTATACACTAATGGAGCTACCGTCCGCCGGGGAAAACCCAGAAGACGCCTCTTCCGGTGACCCTCCGCCGCCGTTCGATCCTCTGACACCCGCTGTTCCCCTTTCGTATCCGCTGAAAACGTTGGATGAATTGGAAGGCCGCCTCTATTTCAAATCTTTTCACTTCCCGTTCAACCGAGCTGCGGTGAAGCTATCATCTGCCGGAGGTGGTGATACGTCGATGCCGGAGCGGCCGCGGGTTCTGGTGTGTCACGATATGGCGGGAGGGTATACTGATGACAAATTTGTGCAAGGTGGTACTAATGCTGATGCATACGCGATTTGGCATTGGTATTTGATTGATGTTTTTGTGTATTTTTCGCATAATTTGGTGACTCTGCCGCCACCATGCTGGACTAATACTGCTCACAGACATGGCGTTAAG TCATTGGGAACTTTCATCATGGAATGGGATGCAGGGAAAAAGCTTGCTGAAAAACTGCTATCGACAAAGGATTCTGCTCATATGTATGCTGAGCGATTAACCGAGCTTGCTGTGGCTCTTGGATTTGATGGTTGGCTG ATCAATATGGAAGTCACTTTGGATCCTGGCCAGATACCAAATCTCAAAGAATTTGTCAGCCATTTAAGCCAGACAATGCACTCTTCATTATCTGGTTCCCTGGTTATATG GTACGATAGTGTTACAATTGATGGTGATCTTAGCTGGCAGAATCAATTAAATTACAAAAACAAGCCTTTCTTTGATCTATGCGATGGCATATTTGTGAATTATTCATGGAAG GAAGATTTTCCGAAGCTATCGGCTGATGTTGCTGGTGATAGAAGGTTTGATGTGTACATGGGCATTGATGTTTTTGGAAGGGGGACTTATGGTGGTGGACAATGGACT ACAAATGTTGCCCTCGATGTGATAAAGAAAGATAATGTTTCGGCAGCCATATTTGCTCCTGGATGGGTTTACGAAACGAAACAGCCACCCAATTTTCAAACTGCTCAAAATCG ATGGTGGGGACTTGTTGAGAACGCTATGGGAATTGTACAGAACTACCCGAAAACACTGCCATTCTACTCAAATTTTGATCAG GGTCGTGGTTTGCATATATTCATTGATGGGTCTCAAGTCTCGGGTAATTCTTGGAACAACATTTCATCCCAAAGCTTTCAG CCTTTTGTTGAGTTTTCCGAAGATTCTACCAGCCAGTCAATCCAAATTTCCATCAA GTTCAAGGAAGACTCTTACAATGGTGGTGGAAACATCACATTTAGCGGTACTCTTGACAGTCATGCGGAATTCACAGCAAGGCTGTTTGAAGGAGATCTCTTTTTGGGGAATTCACCTGTTCACTTTATATATTCT GTTAAATCGAATGGAAACTCTCTTTTAGGTCTTGCTCTCGAGTTATTTTCTTCCACAGAAGAGAAAAGGACGGTATTTCTGGCTTCTGCAGGAAACACCTTGCTCACCATGAACCGTTTTTCGAGCCAATATACAAAGGTGATACTGCCTCGAGGAGTATCCTCCTTGGATGAAGAATCTGAATGGGTCTTGCAAGAAAGCAGCATTGAAATGCATGGTCATACATTGAAAGAAATTCGAGTTATATGCTACCGACCAAACGTGGAAAAATCGGTTCCTGTCCCGAATGACGTTACCCTTTCTGACAACACCCCATTAGAATTTTATGCAGCACTGGGTGATTTGAGGATTACAACTCCAGGAcagaattcaaaatttcctcCATCCACTTCATGGCTCGTGGACTGCAAGTTCATTAGTTGGATTTCGGGTTCGAAAGGATCCAAACTTCTCAGTTGTATGGTTACGTGGACTTTAAAAGAGGGTGATGCCAATCTTTTCCCCAATTACAATATATATGTTGAAAAGATAATGGGAACACAATCTGGAGATCAGAAAAAACTTATTGAATCCGCTCCTACTCCCCTCGAGTATCTTGGCATGCCGGTGGTGAAATCATTCTACGTTTCTGAAGTAGAAGTTCTCGAGGGCGTTTCAAGTGTGAAATTCGTAATACAAGTATGCGGTCTCGATGGGACACGACAAAATGTCGAAGAGTCTCCCTTCTACCAACTACAAGTTCCAGGTTGA